The genomic region GTGACCCTGGCAGGGACAAACGAAACTTGTGGATGCCAGTATCAGGCTGGGCTCTGAGCCCCAACCCAAATGCCTTCCTGGATCCCACTAGGGATTGGTGACTGCATGTCAGCCTCTGGCACCATGACCCTCTGGCTGGACCTTCTTTGCCCGAACATAGCACGTTGCAGACTTCCTGGTTGACTCTTCCACTTAACCATGTGCTCCTTCTAGGTGGAGCCAGGAGTCTGCTTTTATCCCCAGAGGCTATCCTGGGATGGGGGGGCCACATATGGGGAGGAAAGGGGCCGGTGGCAGGGGCCCCATTGCCCCAGCCCACTGCTCACCCCGAGATGTTTGCAGCTCAATGCCAGGACACAGACGATCATtttgcaacatttaaaaatatcgaatcactatgttgtgcaccTGGAACTTATGTAGCACTGTAGGtcaattatataattaaaagtacaataaaattttggagagaagaggagaagaggtGGAGGCATTAAATCTCCATctcttagaacattttcattttatttttggccatgccatgtggcttgcaggatcctaTTTCCCCCATCAGGGCCTGAAcccgggccctcagcagtgagagcacagagtcccaaccaccgGACAGGCAGAGAATTCCCTCCTgtaacatttataaatttaaaaattgcatttttctctttttattgtatctatcTGAGATGGCTGATGTTAATTAAACCTAGTATGGTAATAACTTTCCAATATAGGTAAATCAAACcctcatgttgtacaccttaaacttacagagtgatgtatgtcaattcttcctcaataaaactgaaaacaaaaaaaccccaaaatgtcAGGACAGCTCCTTGACACCCAGAGACGCAGATCTCTGGATGATGATCTGCCTTTTGAAGCCTATGATGGAGGCTTCTGCTCCATCCCCAGTTCAGTTTACTTGTTAGAACCACAAGCATTGAAGTCAAAGATGTAAGTTTGAGTTCCAGCCCATATATTAAGCCCCATGTGACCCTAGCCTAAGTCATTAAtaaattctgcattttaaaaactttcttctATTGTGAGAAGGGGCAAATGGAGGCTTTATGGGGCCCAAAGTTTCTACAGCTAGACGGGTCCCTAACTGAGGCATCCTGAAGTTTCGGCTTCAAGGTCAGTATCAATCTGCTCCCtgcgaggaagaaatggaaagtgcCAGACTTCCCTTGACCTGCCTGCTTTGCAGTGAGGACGTGGGTCTGCAATCCAGGTCCCACCAATCCAGGCTGAGAACGGGAAGCCAGCAACCTCCAGAATCCCTCCTAGTGACTGATGGCCTCAGTTCTCACTCCCATCGGGAATGGGCTAAGGTCTTCTGGTGGTTAACTGTCAGTCTGCAGCCCAGCTCTGTATTCCGGTGTGATGGGTATTCTATTTGCACGGACTCCAatctgcttccctgtccttcccagaGGTTCTGtgacccttctccctccttttcaaCATTTTTGGAGCACGTGTTGGCTTTCATTTCCTGAATTTAAGACTAGCTCTTACATATCCGCATCTTCCCCCTTCGCCTACCCCCcacctccttttttaaaatccagcctCTGTTTCGTAAGACCCTCTGCCGGCGGAGCCAGGTGCTGTAGCTTGCAGCTAGGAATCATATTTTGTTCTcctccagggcctggcacagaagGACCACAGGGAGACAGCCACCCTAGAGCCTTTTTTCTTCCAAGCTCCTGGCAAGCTTTATCTGGTTACATCCACCCCGTGACTTGCCCTCCAGGCACTGATCTTGCTGCCAGCCTCTTGCTCTGCCACACGCTCTGCCTGGCTTGCTGCCCAGGCCTGCCCAGCCTTCTTTCCCTCTACTTTGCCTGCTCATTGCCTCCCTTCAGGCTTATCCAGGAAGCTCCCTAGATTCTGCACTCTGAACCCCGAGCTTACCACTTCCCACATCTCACCCTGCAGCTGCGGTCCTAGCTACGGCCGACTGCCGAGCTCTTGGGCAAACAGGATGGGAAAATCTGACCCTTCTTGGTCCGGGAAACAGGTTTCTGCAAGTCTGatgccccctctcctccccactgtgGTCTCAGAGCAAACCCGTGTCCCTCTCTTCATCCTCCTTCTCATCCTGTAGCGTTGGACAAGTCCCTTCacttttgcattttgcttctccaACTTTATAGGCCGTACACTCTAATTTGTATCATACaggttaaatatgtttatttctgtaAGTAGGAGCTTTCCCATGAGGACAAATCAAAAGTTCACCTTACTTAGGCAGGTGATGGGGTCGTATGGGCTCCTGGGAGATTGGGTCAGAGAAAGACTAAAGGGAGACCCCAAGATATAGGCTTGGCTGATTTCTTGCTGAAGACACAGATGAATATAAAAGCATTGGCTTTGGTGGCACGTGGTGCCAGAGGATTTGGGGGAACAGAGTCTGGGGGTGGTGCAGTGGAGGGGGAGATGTACTGACTTCAGGGGCCAGCTGGCCACAGTACCCCTCCAGTCCCAAGTAGGGCTGGGCCAGCCTTCTCGGCTGCAGGATGAGGCATCCTGAGGGAGACTGAGAGGGAAAGAAAGTGCTGGAGAAGGAGCCAAGTCATTTGAACTTATTCCCTGTGCTCAGGAGAAGTGGGGGAACCAGTCTGCTTTCTATGAAGAGTGTTCCTGTCAGGAATTCAGCTCCTACCTGCTGTTACttaatcacttcagtcacgtctgactctctgcccccatggactgcagcccaccaggctcctctgtccataggattttccaggcaagaatagtggagtgggttgccacgccctcctccagggatcttctccacctagggagggatcgaacctgcgtctcctgcactgcaggcagattctttactgctgagccaccaggggaaaccATTCAGCTCCTAAAGAGGACTcgaaagaaagagaagtgggcAGAAAGAAACTAGTTTGGGAACTCGGTCCTGGCCTGCTACAGGCGGGACCTCCCAAACTCTGGGCCACCTCGTGCCCAGCCCCTTCGGCACCACGCGTGGGTCTCCTGGCCCTGGTGACCACCAGCTGGGGGCCTCCACTACGGCCCGGGGTGCTCAGCAGTGGACGAGGCCCAGCTGAAGCTGCTCGGGCCGCGCGGCAGCACCAGGTCCAGGCTGAGGTCGCGCTGCTCGTCCTCGGAGAACACTGGCCGGTAGCCCAGCAGCTGTAGTGCTCCGGCACACAGATCCTGCACACGGCGGATCTTGGCGAAGGGCAGGGCGTGGCGCCAAGCCTGTGAGACGTTGAGCGCGTCCCTTGACGTGGTCTTGAAGGCCTCACGGCGCGCGCCGGGCCCGGCGCCGTGCGTGATGTTGTGGATCCAGGCCTCGAGCTGCGGCGTGAGGCTCAGGCCCGCGAAGGCGTACAGCTCTCGGATCTCCGGCAGCGGCGCCCGCGCCAGATCCTCGAAGCGCACCAGGCGGTAGCGGCCGCGCAGGGCGGGCGGCGGCTTGCGTGTGGCCGCCTCGGCGATGCGCACGTGGCTGCGGCACACCTCGCGCACCACGCGCAGCTCCGGGTCGGCCTCCACCCACTTGCCGTTAGTGCCCAGCACGATGCCGTTGTCGCGCGCCAGGGCCTTGGCCGTCTGCTCGCGCGAGCGCAGCACAGCGCGCGGGTCACGCACCAGGTGCACGATGCGCAGGTGGAGCGCTGGGTCGCTGAGCAGCGGGTAGAGCACCTGCAGGTTGAAGAAACGCACCTCCTTGAGCACCACGTGACTGTAGGAGCGGCAGGCCTCCTGCGCCAGGCTGAAGGGCCGCCGCGCGCACAGCGGCTTGCACACCGCCTCGCTGCTGATGGCGCCGCGCGGGAAGGCGCTGCAGGCGGGCGGAGAGCACAGAGCCCGGCTCTCCGCCCACTGGAAGAGGTCCGACAGGTTGCGCCTCCACGGCAGGTAGGCGTCGAACACATCCATGTCGCACAGGAAGACTGAGCGCACCAAGTCGCGCACTGCCATGTGCAGCGCCAAGGCGCTGCCCTGCGACAGGGCGGCCCACACGTGCCACGCGGGCTCCATCAGGTAGAAGACGTCGGGGTGCTGGCTGAAGAGCTGGCCCACGAAGGACGAGCCCGAGCGCCACGAGGACAGCACCAGCACATGCACCCGCTCCTCGCTGCTCGCCGCAGGCGGCAGTCTGGGCCGGGAGATCAGGAAGAGCAGGAGGCCGGTCTGCGCCAGCAGGAGCGCGGTCACCGCCGTGCTGGAGACGCGCCGCAGCCACATGCCGCCGGCCGGAGACCTGCAGAGGGAGCAGGCAGTAGCTGTTGGGGATCAGGGGCCACTTGCCCATCCCACATCCCACATCCCCGTCTGGGGCTGGCGGGGAGCAGCTCTGGAACTTGCCCACCGCCCCAGGGAGACCACCCCACTGAGGACCTCCCAAGTCAGGATTGTGACTTGAAGGTATGAGCAGTCTTTGCAGAGCCAAACGCCAGTTGCACAAGACTATGGGCAATGTTCTtccctttgtctcttttcctcttccccaGCCCTTTTCTTTCTCAGGGGGAACATATATGTAAACCGGAAGTCCTGCTTTTTGCTTAAAATTCCTTATAGGGGAGCAATTTTAGGTTGTTTACCTAAATAGCTTGCTGGATGATTTAGCAGAGCCTTCCCAACTGCGCCACTTCCTAGCCTAACATCTCAGACCAAAGGCTTCATTGCTCTGTGACTCAGTTCACCCATCTGTAAAAGGGGATTCATCTTGGTCCTGGAGTATTGGGATGAGCCCCGAGGGCTGGGGCATGTAGTAATTCTCATACCTGAAAACTTGCACTTTCTGCCTAGTGTGCTTCTGtattgtttgactttttaaataagcAGATGTTacttttgctattacaaataaatagataaaaaacagCAACTGTTGCTCTCACCCATGGAGAGTGAAGTCCTGCAGGAAGCACGGATTCTCAAGGGAGGATATCCTTCTGGATTGGTGGGATTTGGCAGAAGAAACCAGTTAAGGGAGAGGTAGGACGGAGCCGGAGAAGGGGAAAGATGAGGGCAGAGTCAGGCCCCTTTCCATGCTAAGGTTACTTACTGCTGTCCCTGGCTGCTGGGAGGGCTGCCCACCTCGATCACAGGTCCATGGGAGAGGCCTGGAGGTTTTTCAGGGCctgggaaggcaggagagggCTGGGTCAGATGGCCCTGGACACTGGGAGGGCTCTGTCTTCCCAGACTGACAGAAGTTCCCCTCGGGTGGGAGTCTAGTTGCCCTTCCCCTGGCTGGAGCTGGGCAGGGATGAGCAGGTGGCTGGATACATTTTCCCAGatggaagtgaaatgaaagtctctcCTGCTGGGTTTGAGTCTCTCTGATGCCACTCAGGAGCTGGGAGATGGGACAAATGACTTAAGTTTTCCAAGACTcaagtttcctcctctgtaaaatggggatgataacatTTGACCGTAAGGTTGTCGAGAGGAATGCTGCTGCAAACACGTTACGAGGAAAGGGGCTTGGTAAAGCGCCTCACGTGTCCCATGTTACTGATGTagtgttcagctgtgtctgaggGGAAACCATGGGGAGTCTCCGCCCAGAGAAGACCCCTGAGGTCACCTATGCTTGGAATCCCAGCAtctcccaggccccctgcagcccCCGAACATGCCTGAGTCCTTTAGTGGATCTTAAGAATGTCCCAGGGTGCAGGGGGAAAGATAAACTGGGGcactgagattgacatatacacactactatatataaaagagataactaataaggacctactatagcacagtactctgtaatgacctatatgggaatagaatctaaaaaagagtggatatagaTGTAAtcattgattcattttgctgtacagcaaaaactaacacaacattgttaatcaactatactccaatacaaactAATTAAGAAAGAATGTCCCACAGAGGGTCCTACAGAATGAAAGGAACACCGagcccagctcccccacccccaggtcccaGAGTTTTCTCCTCTTTGCACTGTTCTTCCTGCTGCGATCTCAAGGATGAGCTGCTTGGGAAGAGAAGGATCTGGaagtttcctctttcctttcacaGCATTTGCTCCCCACGGAGACACCTTCACCGGCCACGTCACCACTGAGGGCAGATGGCGTCTAGACTGTGAGCACAGACCCCTCTGGACTCCCCCCGTATCAGGGGCCTGCAGGATGCCCAGCAGCTCTTGTTTCCTGCTCGGTCTCCCCCGGAAGACCTGGACAGCAGCCACCCGCCTGCTGTGCACACGTTATCTCCTCTCCTTGAGGTTGTGCTTCCCAAGAACAGGGTACAGGAGCGGGAGGAAACTCTAACTCCTCTTTACTGACATATATTACCTCAAGGGCTAGGagatttggggtttccctggtggcttagtggtaaagaacccacctgccaatgcaagagacgcaggttcgatccctgggttgggaagatgccctggagaagggaatggcagcccactccagtattcttgcctggaaaatcccatggacagaggagcctggtgggctacagcccatggggtcgcggatatgacttaacaactaagcaTGCGTATACAGCTAGGTGATTTAACTCAACAGCTCCTGAGGTGGGCATTATGATCTCAATTTTTTATTtagcttaatttatttattttggccacagcaCTTGGCTTGTGGGCTCCCaatttcttgaccagggatcaaacccaggcccttggcagtgaaagcttggagtcccaaccactggaccgccagggaattccctatgatctcagttttttagACAAAGGACCCAAGGTTTGGAGAGACAGCAAGGGACCCCAACCCAGGACTTATTTCGAGGTTTCTGGCACTTTCTAATCATAGGCTGCTGGCCTCTCCCCTGGTGCTGGGAGATCCTGCAGAACACAGGACCCTGATACTTGGGCCCAAACACAGCTTCCCGGGCTTGCCTCACCCTCCCCTGGTAAGGAGGATCTTACCCCCAGGCCAAGATGCTTGTTACCTGCACTCCAGGGATGCCAGAGGTCTTCTTAAGTGACACACTATACAGGAACTGTTATCTGATCCTCCTGTTGGAACTCAAGAACTAGGAAGCAGATGGAAACATCCTGCACACTCAGGGTGTCCAGAGAATCCAGGTCCCAGCTGGGCGTTTTCTGAGAAGGCACCTTACATTCAGCACACCACCAACTGGCCCAGGGTTCAAGTGAGGAAGAACATGTCAGGCAGGCACTGGGATGTGTATTTTATCTTCTTGATTGAATTTTATTCTCCCCAAGTCCCTAGAAGGTAAAAATCATCCCGTGTGTTTTAGTTGAGGCAATGGGGCTTAGAGACATGAATACACAGCTAGTAAGGGGTAGGGCAGGGGTTTGAATCCAATTGCCAGGCCCCCAGTGTGGGGCTCTGGGTGGCCCCATTCCTAAACCTCTGCCCATTGAAGCTCCCCACTCTGGAAGGGTCATCTGCCTCTCCTATGAATCCTTTGTAATATTTTGTGGgcacatatttattatttgtctAATTTTTGAAAAGGTGATATATAGAAGTGGTAcaaaattctgtgtgtgtggagTTTTCTCCTTttgggaaccttcctacactgttggtggaaatcgTATTACTAagctggtacaaccactatggagaagagtatggaagtttcccaaaaagctaaaaatacagctaccatatgatccagcaatcccattcctgggcatatacctgaaaAGACAACTctaattaaaaagatacatgtaccccaatattcatttgttgttgttgttaagcaaCCTGAAGGTtcataaacagataaagaagataagGTACATATATCCAATAGAATATTTCCAAgccttaaaaagaatacagtaatgctatctgcagcaacacagatgggcctagagattatcatactaagtcagacagagaaacacaaataccttACGATAGCACTTATATgcggaatccaaaaaaaaaaatgatacaaatgaacttatttacaaaacagaaatagacttcagttcagtcatcagtcatgtctgactgtttgcaaccccgtgaattgcagcacgccaggcctccctgtccatcaccaactcccggagttcactcaaactcacgtccatcaagtcggtgatgccatccagccatctcatcctctgtcgtccccttctcctcctgcccccaacccctcccagcatcagagtcttttccaatgagtcaactcttcgcatgaggtggccaaagtactagagtttcagctttagcatcattccttccaaagaacacccaggactgatctcctttagaatggactggttggatctccttgcagtccaagggatttcacagacacagaaaacaaacttgtggttaccaaagggatgAGGGGGATAAATtggaaatttgggattaacagatatacactagtatatataaaataaataataaggacctactgtatagcacagggaactattcaatattttgtaataacctatatgggagaagaattatatatatatatatttgctgtacacctggaagtgTTAataaactatacttaaataaaaataaataaaagttttaaagtgtATAAGacctaaaagaaaaaagcatatacATACTAGAAATTCTGTAAATATcctaaaattttatatgaaattcttTATTGTATGTTCGTGTACTATTTCATTCATTCTGTAAACATTTATTCTGTGGCTATTATGTGCAAAGCATGAAAGTAAATATTGACATGTGGCCACTGCCTTCAGCTTAATTTCTAGCTGAGAAGGTCACCACGAAGCAAGTGATCATTTAACCACAAGCCATAGTAagtatccatggggtcacaaagagctggacacgactgagcaactgaactgaactgatagggagTGTAATAAAGGGCAAGGACAGTGCTGTGGGAGCCTGCAGCTAAGGGCAAGCAGAGAAGTCTTTCCTTAGCCAAGTGCTTTTTGAACTGGGATCTGAAGGCTGAGCAGGGAATAACTGTGGGAAGGGCTGTGTGAGGGAGCCGGCAGAGAGAAGAGGTTAGTATGTCAGATGAAGCAGCATCTCTGAAGGCTCCAAGAAGGAGCATTTCATGTTCAAGGGTCAGAGGAAGGCCAGAGAGGCTGTAGGTACAgtatctaaaggaaaaaaaaaaaaagaagtcatccCACTGAACCCAGCCCCATTCGTGGCAGATTTGCTGTTAAAGAAAGCAAACCCTGGTGTGCATGCTTTCCTGGACTTCTC from Bubalus bubalis isolate 160015118507 breed Murrah chromosome 18, NDDB_SH_1, whole genome shotgun sequence harbors:
- the CHST6 gene encoding carbohydrate sulfotransferase 6 is translated as MWLRRVSSTAVTALLLAQTGLLLFLISRPRLPPAASSEERVHVLVLSSWRSGSSFVGQLFSQHPDVFYLMEPAWHVWAALSQGSALALHMAVRDLVRSVFLCDMDVFDAYLPWRRNLSDLFQWAESRALCSPPACSAFPRGAISSEAVCKPLCARRPFSLAQEACRSYSHVVLKEVRFFNLQVLYPLLSDPALHLRIVHLVRDPRAVLRSREQTAKALARDNGIVLGTNGKWVEADPELRVVREVCRSHVRIAEAATRKPPPALRGRYRLVRFEDLARAPLPEIRELYAFAGLSLTPQLEAWIHNITHGAGPGARREAFKTTSRDALNVSQAWRHALPFAKIRRVQDLCAGALQLLGYRPVFSEDEQRDLSLDLVLPRGPSSFSWASSTAEHPGP